The following are encoded together in the Eriocheir sinensis breed Jianghai 21 chromosome 28, ASM2467909v1, whole genome shotgun sequence genome:
- the LOC127004677 gene encoding protein lin-54 homolog isoform X3, with the protein MEVDSLTDHDQVIGDMDMLQGSGELMSMAGEELASGGEGTTTSALLAAVSSGDSSSSSSSQIVLEAPQLIKSQGQFVVLQQNQQNNISLGSMTNRIITSGGQVVSTVSGLSSSNNSKPVVVNTSQLSGGVRQQMVVTSQAHPVRTLQFKQSSQAQTHSSSGTVTKVIISSQAGGGISSMGGQQVRLITSQSSSSGSSTTASPAKLTLQQAQHVGFMPPTKPLSQSPNKIVVQRVSMGGMSPVKSPSKLVPVSLASKSPTKIAPAPPSSQTLTHQVSSSGAVRNILSSPQKIVIKSSVPQPGQGTVSTVRSGQIVTSGGQQVIKIPASQVQQLTSQQQNVQVLSNKMNYIRLVSPGVGGGGGGGGSTATFMRPTPPANKPIAPAASQPIKIKAMPIAPNQSGTKQRVIIPVSGSVTGSNMSGSVPQTNLTLPASALPPGVLSNTQPGSVVMIPAHYMSQLQSNTTSNSTVQASNQPTPGTIIPHTPKPQPSRTIIDANGIRPRKPCNCTKSQCLKLYCDCFANGEFCNNCNCANCFNNLGHEEDRQKAIKACLDRNPQAFRPKIGKGGSDNERRHNKGCNCKRSGCLKNYCECYEAKIPCSNMCKCVGCKNVDMTPAPERKGLMQLAECAEARVNQQKAVKSKLPSFSHHSPNKMILPTISKSGYCRMNQEVVEATCQCLLAQADKAEKTKVSAAQLEQTVISEFSRCLMQIIGSYTSRSRGLGDT; encoded by the exons ATGGAGGTGGACTCGCTCACCGACCATGACCAGGTCATCG GCGATATGGACATGCTGCAGGGGAGCGGTGAGCTGATGAGCATGGCCGGGGAGGAGCTGGCATCCGGGGGGGAGGGCACCACCACCTCGGCCCTGTTGGCGGCTGTGTCCTctggtgactcctcctcctcctcctcctcacagataGTCTTGGAGGCGCCCCAGCTGATCAAGAGCCAGGGCCAGTTTGTTGTCCTGCAGCAGAACCAG CAAAACAACATCTCGCTGGGCTCGATGACCAACCGCATCATCACGTCGGGCGGCCAGGTGGTGAGCACGGTGTCGGGCctgagcagcagcaacaacagcaagccGGTGGTGGTGAACACGTCTCAGCTCAGCGGGGGCGTGCGCCAGCAGATGGTGGTCACCTCCCAGGCCCACCCGGTGCGCACATTGCAGTTCAAACAGTCCtcgcaggcacaaacacacagcaGCAGTGGG aCGGTGACCAAGGTGATCATCAGCAGCCAGGCCGGCGGCGGCATCAGCAGCATGGGCGGCCAGCAGGTGCGCCTCATCACCAGCCAGAGTAGCAGTTCGGGCTCTTCCACCACGGCCTCGCCCGCCAAGCTAACGCTGCAGCAGGCACAGCATGTTGGCTTCATGCCCCCCACCAAGCCTCTCTCTCAGTCCCCGAACAAG ATTGTAGTGCAGCGGGTGAGCATGGGTGGCATGTCCCCCGTCAAGAGTCCCAGCAAGTTGGTCCCTGTCTCTCTGGCCTCCAAGTCACCCACCAAGATTGCGCCGGCCCCGCCCTCGTCACAG ACGCTGACGCACCAGGTGAGCAGCAGTGGGGCCGTCAGGAACATTCTCTCAAGTCCGCAGAAAATTGTCATCAAAAGCAGTGTTCCTCAGCCTGGGCAG GGGACCGTCAGCACCGTCCGCAGTGGCCAGATCGTCACCTCTGGGGGTCAGCAAGTCATCAAGATCCCTGCCAGCCAGGTGCAGCAGCTGACGTCACAGCAGCAGAACGTGCAAGTCCTCTCGAATAAG ATGAACTACATACGGCTTGTGAGTCCCGGCgtgggtggtggcggcggggggggAGGGAGCACCGCCACGTTCATGCGTCCGACTCCGCCCGCCAACAAGCCTATCGCACCTGCCGCCTCTCAGCCCATCAAGATCAAAGCCATGCCCATAGCACCAAACCAGAGC GGCACCAAGCAGCGGGTGATCATCCCAGTCTCGGGGTCTGTGACGGGGTCCAACATGTCCGGCAGCGTGCCACAGACCAACCTGACGCTGCCCGCCTCCGCCTTGCCGCCCGGGGTGCTCTCCAACACACAGCCGGGCTCAGTGGTCATGATCCCGGCACACTACATGTCTCAG CTCCAGTCCAACACGACCAGCAACAGCACAGTCCAGGCGTCCAATCAGCCCACCCCCGGCACTATCATCCCCCACACGCCCAAGCCTCAGCCCTCACGCACAATCATAGATGCTAACGGGATTAGACCAAGAAAACCCTGCAACTGTACAAAAAGCCAGTGTCTTAAGTT ATATTGTGATTGTTTTGCAAATGGAGAGTTTTGTAACAACTGCAACTGTGCCAACTGCTTCAACAATCTAGGCCACGAGGAGGACAGGCAGAAGGCCATCAAGGCGTGTTTGGACAGGAACCCCCAAGCCTTCAGGCCCAAGATTGGCAAGGGTGGAAGCGACAATGAGAGGCGACACAACAAAGGGTGCAACTGCAAGCGCTCAGGCTGCCTCAAGAACTACTGTGAATGCTACGAG GCCAAGATCCCGTGCTCCAACATGTGCAAATGTGTTGGCTGCAAGAACGTGGACATGACGCCGGCACCAGAGCGCAAGGGGCTGATGCAGTTGGCGGAGTGTGCCGAGGCGCGCGTCAACCAGCAGAAGGCTGTCAAATCAAAGTTGCCATCCTTCTCACACCACTCTCCAAACAAAATGATTCTTCCCACCATTTCTAA ATCCGGGTACTGTCGAATGAAccaggaggtggtggaggcgacgTGCCAGTGCTTGTTGGCGCAGGCTGACAAGGCTGAGAAGACCAAGGTGTCGGCGGCCCAGTTGGAGCAGACCGTCATCTCGGAGTTCTCTCGATGCCTCATGCAGATCATCGGCAGCTACACCTCACGATCCAGAG GCCTGGGGGACACTTAG
- the LOC127004677 gene encoding protein lin-54 homolog isoform X1, protein MPHNNPDKDGSEGSNTVFIDTSALGELSSQLTPQDLESLVGFNIHQSDLEALQDAAEAHVVDTSGVLISDGVAVGNIVEVDGGEGGVLEETQQLDTHGHHQPMEVDSLTDHDQVIGDMDMLQGSGELMSMAGEELASGGEGTTTSALLAAVSSGDSSSSSSSQIVLEAPQLIKSQGQFVVLQQNQQNNISLGSMTNRIITSGGQVVSTVSGLSSSNNSKPVVVNTSQLSGGVRQQMVVTSQAHPVRTLQFKQSSQAQTHSSSGTVTKVIISSQAGGGISSMGGQQVRLITSQSSSSGSSTTASPAKLTLQQAQHVGFMPPTKPLSQSPNKIVVQRVSMGGMSPVKSPSKLVPVSLASKSPTKIAPAPPSSQTLTHQVSSSGAVRNILSSPQKIVIKSSVPQPGQGTVSTVRSGQIVTSGGQQVIKIPASQVQQLTSQQQNVQVLSNKMNYIRLVSPGVGGGGGGGGSTATFMRPTPPANKPIAPAASQPIKIKAMPIAPNQSGTKQRVIIPVSGSVTGSNMSGSVPQTNLTLPASALPPGVLSNTQPGSVVMIPAHYMSQLQSNTTSNSTVQASNQPTPGTIIPHTPKPQPSRTIIDANGIRPRKPCNCTKSQCLKLYCDCFANGEFCNNCNCANCFNNLGHEEDRQKAIKACLDRNPQAFRPKIGKGGSDNERRHNKGCNCKRSGCLKNYCECYEAKIPCSNMCKCVGCKNVDMTPAPERKGLMQLAECAEARVNQQKAVKSKLPSFSHHSPNKMILPTISKSGYCRMNQEVVEATCQCLLAQADKAEKTKVSAAQLEQTVISEFSRCLMQIIGSYTSRSRGLGDT, encoded by the exons ATGCCTCACAATAACCCAG ACAAGGATGGCAGCGAGGGCAGCAACACGGTCTTCATTGACACCTCGGCCCTCGGGGAGTTGTCGAGCCAGCTGACACCACAGGATCTTGAGAGTCTGGTGGGCTTCAACATCCACCAGTCAGACCTCGAGGCCCTGCAGGATGCCGCCGAGGCTCAT gtGGTGGACACGTCGGGGGTGCTCATATCGGATGGGGTGGCGGTGGGCAACATAGTGGAGGTGGATGGGGGTGAGGGCGGTGTGCTGGAGGAGACGCAGCAGCTGGACACCCACGGCCACCACCAGCCCATGGAGGTGGACTCGCTCACCGACCATGACCAGGTCATCG GCGATATGGACATGCTGCAGGGGAGCGGTGAGCTGATGAGCATGGCCGGGGAGGAGCTGGCATCCGGGGGGGAGGGCACCACCACCTCGGCCCTGTTGGCGGCTGTGTCCTctggtgactcctcctcctcctcctcctcacagataGTCTTGGAGGCGCCCCAGCTGATCAAGAGCCAGGGCCAGTTTGTTGTCCTGCAGCAGAACCAG CAAAACAACATCTCGCTGGGCTCGATGACCAACCGCATCATCACGTCGGGCGGCCAGGTGGTGAGCACGGTGTCGGGCctgagcagcagcaacaacagcaagccGGTGGTGGTGAACACGTCTCAGCTCAGCGGGGGCGTGCGCCAGCAGATGGTGGTCACCTCCCAGGCCCACCCGGTGCGCACATTGCAGTTCAAACAGTCCtcgcaggcacaaacacacagcaGCAGTGGG aCGGTGACCAAGGTGATCATCAGCAGCCAGGCCGGCGGCGGCATCAGCAGCATGGGCGGCCAGCAGGTGCGCCTCATCACCAGCCAGAGTAGCAGTTCGGGCTCTTCCACCACGGCCTCGCCCGCCAAGCTAACGCTGCAGCAGGCACAGCATGTTGGCTTCATGCCCCCCACCAAGCCTCTCTCTCAGTCCCCGAACAAG ATTGTAGTGCAGCGGGTGAGCATGGGTGGCATGTCCCCCGTCAAGAGTCCCAGCAAGTTGGTCCCTGTCTCTCTGGCCTCCAAGTCACCCACCAAGATTGCGCCGGCCCCGCCCTCGTCACAG ACGCTGACGCACCAGGTGAGCAGCAGTGGGGCCGTCAGGAACATTCTCTCAAGTCCGCAGAAAATTGTCATCAAAAGCAGTGTTCCTCAGCCTGGGCAG GGGACCGTCAGCACCGTCCGCAGTGGCCAGATCGTCACCTCTGGGGGTCAGCAAGTCATCAAGATCCCTGCCAGCCAGGTGCAGCAGCTGACGTCACAGCAGCAGAACGTGCAAGTCCTCTCGAATAAG ATGAACTACATACGGCTTGTGAGTCCCGGCgtgggtggtggcggcggggggggAGGGAGCACCGCCACGTTCATGCGTCCGACTCCGCCCGCCAACAAGCCTATCGCACCTGCCGCCTCTCAGCCCATCAAGATCAAAGCCATGCCCATAGCACCAAACCAGAGC GGCACCAAGCAGCGGGTGATCATCCCAGTCTCGGGGTCTGTGACGGGGTCCAACATGTCCGGCAGCGTGCCACAGACCAACCTGACGCTGCCCGCCTCCGCCTTGCCGCCCGGGGTGCTCTCCAACACACAGCCGGGCTCAGTGGTCATGATCCCGGCACACTACATGTCTCAG CTCCAGTCCAACACGACCAGCAACAGCACAGTCCAGGCGTCCAATCAGCCCACCCCCGGCACTATCATCCCCCACACGCCCAAGCCTCAGCCCTCACGCACAATCATAGATGCTAACGGGATTAGACCAAGAAAACCCTGCAACTGTACAAAAAGCCAGTGTCTTAAGTT ATATTGTGATTGTTTTGCAAATGGAGAGTTTTGTAACAACTGCAACTGTGCCAACTGCTTCAACAATCTAGGCCACGAGGAGGACAGGCAGAAGGCCATCAAGGCGTGTTTGGACAGGAACCCCCAAGCCTTCAGGCCCAAGATTGGCAAGGGTGGAAGCGACAATGAGAGGCGACACAACAAAGGGTGCAACTGCAAGCGCTCAGGCTGCCTCAAGAACTACTGTGAATGCTACGAG GCCAAGATCCCGTGCTCCAACATGTGCAAATGTGTTGGCTGCAAGAACGTGGACATGACGCCGGCACCAGAGCGCAAGGGGCTGATGCAGTTGGCGGAGTGTGCCGAGGCGCGCGTCAACCAGCAGAAGGCTGTCAAATCAAAGTTGCCATCCTTCTCACACCACTCTCCAAACAAAATGATTCTTCCCACCATTTCTAA ATCCGGGTACTGTCGAATGAAccaggaggtggtggaggcgacgTGCCAGTGCTTGTTGGCGCAGGCTGACAAGGCTGAGAAGACCAAGGTGTCGGCGGCCCAGTTGGAGCAGACCGTCATCTCGGAGTTCTCTCGATGCCTCATGCAGATCATCGGCAGCTACACCTCACGATCCAGAG GCCTGGGGGACACTTAG
- the LOC127004677 gene encoding protein lin-54 homolog isoform X2 yields MPHNNPDKDGSEGSNTVFIDTSALGELSSQLTPQDLESLVGFNIHQSDLEALQDAAEAHVVDTSGVLISDGVAVGNIVEVDGGEGGVLEETQQLDTHGHHQPMEVDSLTDHDQVIGDMDMLQGSGELMSMAGEELASGGEGTTTSALLAAVSSGDSSSSSSSQIVLEAPQLIKSQGQFVVLQQNQQNNISLGSMTNRIITSGGQVVSTVSGLSSSNNSKPVVVNTSQLSGGVRQQMVVTSQAHPVRTLQFKQSSQAQTHSSSGTVTKVIISSQAGGGISSMGGQQVRLITSQSSSSGSSTTASPAKLTLQQAQHVGFMPPTKPLSQSPNKTLTHQVSSSGAVRNILSSPQKIVIKSSVPQPGQGTVSTVRSGQIVTSGGQQVIKIPASQVQQLTSQQQNVQVLSNKMNYIRLVSPGVGGGGGGGGSTATFMRPTPPANKPIAPAASQPIKIKAMPIAPNQSGTKQRVIIPVSGSVTGSNMSGSVPQTNLTLPASALPPGVLSNTQPGSVVMIPAHYMSQLQSNTTSNSTVQASNQPTPGTIIPHTPKPQPSRTIIDANGIRPRKPCNCTKSQCLKLYCDCFANGEFCNNCNCANCFNNLGHEEDRQKAIKACLDRNPQAFRPKIGKGGSDNERRHNKGCNCKRSGCLKNYCECYEAKIPCSNMCKCVGCKNVDMTPAPERKGLMQLAECAEARVNQQKAVKSKLPSFSHHSPNKMILPTISKSGYCRMNQEVVEATCQCLLAQADKAEKTKVSAAQLEQTVISEFSRCLMQIIGSYTSRSRGLGDT; encoded by the exons ATGCCTCACAATAACCCAG ACAAGGATGGCAGCGAGGGCAGCAACACGGTCTTCATTGACACCTCGGCCCTCGGGGAGTTGTCGAGCCAGCTGACACCACAGGATCTTGAGAGTCTGGTGGGCTTCAACATCCACCAGTCAGACCTCGAGGCCCTGCAGGATGCCGCCGAGGCTCAT gtGGTGGACACGTCGGGGGTGCTCATATCGGATGGGGTGGCGGTGGGCAACATAGTGGAGGTGGATGGGGGTGAGGGCGGTGTGCTGGAGGAGACGCAGCAGCTGGACACCCACGGCCACCACCAGCCCATGGAGGTGGACTCGCTCACCGACCATGACCAGGTCATCG GCGATATGGACATGCTGCAGGGGAGCGGTGAGCTGATGAGCATGGCCGGGGAGGAGCTGGCATCCGGGGGGGAGGGCACCACCACCTCGGCCCTGTTGGCGGCTGTGTCCTctggtgactcctcctcctcctcctcctcacagataGTCTTGGAGGCGCCCCAGCTGATCAAGAGCCAGGGCCAGTTTGTTGTCCTGCAGCAGAACCAG CAAAACAACATCTCGCTGGGCTCGATGACCAACCGCATCATCACGTCGGGCGGCCAGGTGGTGAGCACGGTGTCGGGCctgagcagcagcaacaacagcaagccGGTGGTGGTGAACACGTCTCAGCTCAGCGGGGGCGTGCGCCAGCAGATGGTGGTCACCTCCCAGGCCCACCCGGTGCGCACATTGCAGTTCAAACAGTCCtcgcaggcacaaacacacagcaGCAGTGGG aCGGTGACCAAGGTGATCATCAGCAGCCAGGCCGGCGGCGGCATCAGCAGCATGGGCGGCCAGCAGGTGCGCCTCATCACCAGCCAGAGTAGCAGTTCGGGCTCTTCCACCACGGCCTCGCCCGCCAAGCTAACGCTGCAGCAGGCACAGCATGTTGGCTTCATGCCCCCCACCAAGCCTCTCTCTCAGTCCCCGAACAAG ACGCTGACGCACCAGGTGAGCAGCAGTGGGGCCGTCAGGAACATTCTCTCAAGTCCGCAGAAAATTGTCATCAAAAGCAGTGTTCCTCAGCCTGGGCAG GGGACCGTCAGCACCGTCCGCAGTGGCCAGATCGTCACCTCTGGGGGTCAGCAAGTCATCAAGATCCCTGCCAGCCAGGTGCAGCAGCTGACGTCACAGCAGCAGAACGTGCAAGTCCTCTCGAATAAG ATGAACTACATACGGCTTGTGAGTCCCGGCgtgggtggtggcggcggggggggAGGGAGCACCGCCACGTTCATGCGTCCGACTCCGCCCGCCAACAAGCCTATCGCACCTGCCGCCTCTCAGCCCATCAAGATCAAAGCCATGCCCATAGCACCAAACCAGAGC GGCACCAAGCAGCGGGTGATCATCCCAGTCTCGGGGTCTGTGACGGGGTCCAACATGTCCGGCAGCGTGCCACAGACCAACCTGACGCTGCCCGCCTCCGCCTTGCCGCCCGGGGTGCTCTCCAACACACAGCCGGGCTCAGTGGTCATGATCCCGGCACACTACATGTCTCAG CTCCAGTCCAACACGACCAGCAACAGCACAGTCCAGGCGTCCAATCAGCCCACCCCCGGCACTATCATCCCCCACACGCCCAAGCCTCAGCCCTCACGCACAATCATAGATGCTAACGGGATTAGACCAAGAAAACCCTGCAACTGTACAAAAAGCCAGTGTCTTAAGTT ATATTGTGATTGTTTTGCAAATGGAGAGTTTTGTAACAACTGCAACTGTGCCAACTGCTTCAACAATCTAGGCCACGAGGAGGACAGGCAGAAGGCCATCAAGGCGTGTTTGGACAGGAACCCCCAAGCCTTCAGGCCCAAGATTGGCAAGGGTGGAAGCGACAATGAGAGGCGACACAACAAAGGGTGCAACTGCAAGCGCTCAGGCTGCCTCAAGAACTACTGTGAATGCTACGAG GCCAAGATCCCGTGCTCCAACATGTGCAAATGTGTTGGCTGCAAGAACGTGGACATGACGCCGGCACCAGAGCGCAAGGGGCTGATGCAGTTGGCGGAGTGTGCCGAGGCGCGCGTCAACCAGCAGAAGGCTGTCAAATCAAAGTTGCCATCCTTCTCACACCACTCTCCAAACAAAATGATTCTTCCCACCATTTCTAA ATCCGGGTACTGTCGAATGAAccaggaggtggtggaggcgacgTGCCAGTGCTTGTTGGCGCAGGCTGACAAGGCTGAGAAGACCAAGGTGTCGGCGGCCCAGTTGGAGCAGACCGTCATCTCGGAGTTCTCTCGATGCCTCATGCAGATCATCGGCAGCTACACCTCACGATCCAGAG GCCTGGGGGACACTTAG